From the genome of Yersinia enterocolitica, one region includes:
- a CDS encoding filamentous hemagglutinin N-terminal domain-containing protein, whose translation MRKNKGKTNNSTSSFIGKLTQENLHKKLCPIYLALVAVLPSLSYANLVPDTSSNAPTISESANGTPTVNIINPNGNGISHNKFDDFNVGPDGLIFNNSMQDGVSSIGGYIIKNGQLQQEASAIISEVTGAKGSYLNGTMEVFGKKADLIIANENGISVNGVSTINANNLTLSTGRVEYGENGNIQLNVNKGMIAVEGQGLSTEGLTHFDMISRTVKLDGEVSGSADIKVVAGLNTYDTQTRQHQIRNLSAADTPKVAIDGSSLGSMYGGRIQLISTESGVGVRHKGSLVGNQTVEISADGDLALTAISSKSGDVNLSGNNIDISVNENTGFGGVISNGDLIIRALSQAKLSADAVSKNGNIRITADSLLQNAARIFAMSGDSDKIDVTSIFIDVKGEYKITGTLFALDASGKKIENAIISLVDGNYIVSINGETIDSATISSDAAISSQSGNVIVKANSFLNQGAGVNSQKGTLSFTINELFDNDGVVNASGPLSIVANDLHNKGVLYTEQDANLILGSLINKGLLQADKKNTIKSNSINNSGRIVSAASMLDISIVNGSAINSGVLSGKNVAIRQVSDGGLLENTGVINSEESIDITTESVFNSGDITAAKDLSLNISKEVNNQNGGSILSGANLKINSSGVHAVNINNNNSLIQGGAIEISNANTITNSNNAKLISEGSLKLDDIKELNNKGSSSLIQANEIILTNIDSIKNTDEAKILAADQLSISHSSELINQNSSILASGDIHLRNIETIKNVDGFINADGTVSINNSTNLFNTGTGTTQYSGSGIIANNIDIHSVANVENSGGSYISALGEWLKLELINSIINDKSSVITSDNGLMISNIDNLNNKGVIYSGVDMSLANIGSLSNIGDGTGNVGVINAGRNLYVSYVSSFINSIAAIINSDGDGTFKNINKLDNINAIIQASGILSVEANTIVNSSDKGSSAGDAIIIGVGGLTVESDSISNLNGATLFSDADISIRSKNVNNSGSNISGNNVDIQSDNLNNSVGYIYSAKNLLIKLAESLNNLSGDIFSDNNLSLILSKDYRYNDDSGDINARGEFSIKTTGSIIIDRILESAASILLNADENIKISSNQSILSLKDVILKAINITNSSGALIFSSQDIIIDAEKGKFLNEENANVLSMGKIDIVAENIKNDGGNIRSQGDMALDAKIIDNISKYDNPGWVTGPAQNAEGSHEWKQGFISLVYYNAKLSGSIPTWIGDFKLTKMAEISSGGNLNINQKNIYSTKTLNNTGGIIQSSKDMIISGTVNNAPEYNEMSFFYYLTETLSTPIELEVYRKVIGSDSGYAQFNTLYQLLDFYFGDGSPESVSGQGSYIYDSKSNSFNSLKEMAKQSEQLNSVMKRLFGDAWLSESQEKLSQDWARVTGSNNASLKDLKDYGLSDNNGGIIAGGNLTHNGGAFNNGLFGAKLEGEKITVAIGDKEVVVTQNPYEINIGLKTIAELTKGLSTTKTYTELAKIQGLFVSNQKWKDVDFTAKVGDGASNHIYPFYETRTEMIDQSLFFGSQYFFDQIGYIPETPVLVVGDNYFISEVIRRQLNESVGTFFSVRDGVDGTELVEKLMSNAATVNGVEDFTVGKALTDEQIAGLDKDIVWFVTENIDGHDVLTPKIYFATTTLEQLESGRYDGSAIVHAGGNMDVDASSFNNVNGQISAGGNINIQSEGNINNSSVGMNGGITSGGDLSLVSSGGSITNSGAALSAGNDLTLQADNGSIELTASQGANVSGNQELHYYNDGVTAGGSIDMSAKDITVNAVDIAAEKDISLTSTEGDVTFNNMYEVEGNYEYSHKSTGILSHESTETVSSSATSVDSSVNAGGKFTVNSANDIVLKGGEYNAQSGELKAAGDVDIQTSQDYSYSETTVERTDLKFGAGASGFGQSAGYDISGLDGESSSTSTGEHNNLGSDITNAGSKPGRAPTSSSGNFQAGLETVTTVDTQQTTTNNNASLNFTDSMTLEAGNTVDIGGGNFNTEGALTIVADEVKSTKYEDEVITTSEETVSFYGVKGEAHSSVADAADKVGNLVEKGNDGQEIDAGLTAAEVAGSASNLMFNDLLGGSVSVGFDTTTTSSSSTTKSENITNINAGNVSITSNGDTTLKGVELSADSVEITTGGDLNILAAESSTESWSQKDTHSAGVSAGASAAPTGAGAGVSVDYHGSTSTSTGSSHTYTNSNLNSSDISINTGGDMTLAGGNIQSETANLNITGDLNVQSVQDTVNNQTNSNEWGGSVGVAVSTNGGLIPTLAGNYGQGGEHYDSKTTGTQTGINTTGELNISTGGDLNLTGAHIVSDSKTGTVDVAGNINAVELSDTIDQDGAYGGGGGGISKTGLPTVNGYYNTVEKVEYQEDQKATIDVGNIKGNVQGELNTDGETLSQVNVDKVTASNSISFTAGGLSSSNKPAKNGNTSKPPKTAPVKTDKPTPPKPTPVETDKPTPPKPTPVETDKPTPPKPTPVETDKPTPPKPTPVETDKPTPPKPTPVETDKPTPPKPTPVETDKPTPPKPTPVETDKPTPPKPTPVETDKPTPPKPAPVETDKPTPPKNRPSKPVKGEEKPNHMSPSYPGSKLGGDFKGHLPKDDKNSSRWIKKTATGDEPVSYPKPSEIRQSTPPSKAPVSSGKPPAESNPNHMSPSYPGSKQDGSFVGSLPKDDGTSSGWIKHPTISVPTDSSKR comes from the coding sequence ATGAGAAAAAATAAAGGTAAGACCAATAATTCTACATCATCTTTTATTGGGAAACTAACTCAAGAAAATCTACATAAAAAGTTGTGCCCTATTTATTTGGCATTGGTTGCAGTATTGCCCAGTTTGTCTTATGCAAACTTAGTTCCCGATACAAGTTCAAATGCGCCAACGATTTCAGAGTCAGCCAATGGAACACCGACAGTAAATATTATTAATCCAAACGGTAATGGGATTTCTCACAATAAGTTTGACGACTTTAATGTTGGCCCAGATGGTTTGATTTTTAATAACAGCATGCAGGATGGTGTCAGTAGCATAGGTGGTTATATAATTAAAAACGGTCAGCTACAACAAGAAGCTAGCGCTATCATTAGTGAAGTTACGGGTGCCAAGGGATCGTATTTAAATGGCACAATGGAAGTGTTTGGGAAAAAAGCTGACCTTATCATTGCAAATGAAAATGGCATATCTGTGAATGGCGTATCAACCATTAATGCGAATAACTTAACTCTCAGTACAGGTCGAGTGGAATATGGTGAGAATGGTAATATTCAATTAAATGTTAATAAGGGTATGATTGCAGTAGAAGGACAGGGACTATCTACTGAAGGATTAACCCACTTTGATATGATCAGCCGTACGGTAAAACTCGATGGTGAAGTCTCTGGGAGTGCCGATATTAAAGTTGTTGCGGGGCTAAATACTTACGACACACAAACACGACAGCACCAGATTCGTAACTTATCGGCTGCAGATACCCCTAAAGTTGCTATTGATGGCAGTTCATTGGGTTCCATGTATGGGGGAAGAATACAGCTAATCAGTACCGAAAGCGGTGTTGGGGTTAGACATAAAGGTAGCTTAGTCGGTAATCAGACTGTTGAGATATCGGCCGATGGTGATTTAGCACTGACAGCAATTAGCAGCAAGTCAGGTGATGTTAATTTATCTGGCAACAATATCGATATTTCAGTTAATGAAAATACAGGCTTTGGTGGTGTTATCAGTAATGGTGACCTAATTATTAGAGCTTTATCTCAAGCTAAACTCAGTGCTGATGCAGTATCAAAAAATGGCAATATTAGAATTACTGCTGACTCATTGTTGCAAAATGCAGCACGTATTTTTGCAATGAGCGGTGATAGTGACAAAATAGATGTAACATCAATTTTCATTGATGTTAAGGGTGAATATAAAATAACAGGGACACTTTTCGCTCTTGATGCTTCAGGTAAAAAAATAGAGAATGCAATTATATCCCTTGTGGATGGTAATTATATTGTATCGATTAACGGCGAAACTATTGATTCCGCAACTATAAGTTCTGATGCTGCTATTAGCAGTCAGTCAGGCAATGTTATAGTTAAGGCTAATTCATTTTTAAATCAAGGTGCGGGAGTTAATAGCCAGAAAGGGACGTTAAGCTTCACTATTAACGAACTATTTGACAATGATGGTGTTGTCAATGCGAGTGGTCCGCTGAGCATTGTCGCTAATGATTTACATAATAAAGGTGTTTTATATACTGAGCAAGACGCAAATCTTATTCTCGGATCTCTAATTAATAAAGGATTACTGCAAGCTGATAAAAAAAATACCATTAAGTCAAATAGTATTAATAATAGTGGGCGAATTGTCTCAGCCGCCTCAATGTTAGATATTTCCATTGTCAATGGAAGTGCCATTAATAGTGGTGTATTGTCCGGTAAAAATGTTGCTATTCGCCAAGTTAGTGATGGCGGTTTATTGGAAAATACCGGGGTAATTAACTCAGAAGAATCTATTGATATAACAACAGAAAGTGTTTTCAATAGTGGTGATATCACAGCAGCTAAAGATTTATCACTAAATATCAGTAAGGAAGTTAATAATCAAAATGGGGGTAGTATACTCTCAGGTGCCAATCTGAAAATAAATAGCAGTGGGGTTCATGCAGTTAATATAAATAATAACAACAGTTTAATTCAAGGTGGTGCTATTGAAATTAGTAACGCTAACACTATTACAAATAGTAATAATGCAAAACTAATTTCAGAAGGCTCACTTAAGCTTGATGACATTAAAGAGTTAAATAACAAAGGTAGTTCGTCACTCATTCAAGCGAACGAGATTATATTAACGAATATTGATAGCATTAAAAATACTGATGAAGCAAAAATACTCGCGGCTGACCAGTTGTCAATTAGCCATTCGTCAGAATTAATTAATCAGAACTCATCTATACTCGCCTCTGGTGATATTCATTTGAGGAATATAGAAACGATAAAGAATGTAGATGGATTTATTAATGCAGATGGAACTGTAAGCATAAATAATAGTACTAATCTGTTTAACACAGGAACTGGAACCACCCAATATTCTGGTTCAGGGATAATCGCGAATAATATTGATATTCATTCTGTTGCCAATGTGGAAAATTCCGGTGGAAGTTATATTTCAGCATTGGGAGAATGGTTAAAACTAGAACTTATTAATAGTATTATAAATGATAAGAGTAGTGTTATAACATCAGATAATGGCCTAATGATATCTAATATAGATAATCTAAATAACAAAGGCGTTATATACTCTGGTGTTGATATGTCTCTAGCTAATATTGGGTCTTTATCCAATATAGGTGATGGGACGGGAAATGTTGGTGTTATTAATGCGGGTAGAAATTTATACGTCAGTTATGTCAGTAGTTTTATTAATTCCATTGCGGCAATTATTAATTCTGATGGTGACGGCACCTTCAAAAACATCAATAAACTAGATAATATTAATGCGATAATTCAGGCATCAGGGATATTGTCCGTAGAGGCTAATACTATTGTAAACAGTAGTGATAAAGGGTCATCAGCTGGTGACGCTATCATTATTGGTGTTGGTGGGCTTACAGTGGAGTCAGACTCTATTTCTAACCTGAATGGAGCGACCTTATTTTCTGATGCTGATATTTCTATTAGATCAAAAAATGTAAATAACAGTGGCTCTAATATCAGTGGTAATAATGTTGATATTCAATCTGATAACTTAAATAACAGTGTCGGTTATATTTATTCGGCTAAAAATTTATTAATTAAGCTAGCTGAATCTTTGAATAATTTATCTGGTGACATTTTTAGTGATAATAATCTCTCTTTAATTCTCTCTAAAGATTATCGCTACAATGATGATAGTGGTGATATTAATGCTAGAGGTGAGTTCTCTATTAAGACTACGGGTTCTATCATTATTGACCGTATTCTGGAAAGTGCTGCAAGCATACTACTTAATGCAGATGAGAACATTAAAATTTCAAGTAATCAATCTATTTTGAGTCTTAAGGATGTCATTCTTAAGGCAATTAATATTACTAATAGTAGTGGGGCTTTGATTTTCTCCTCGCAAGATATTATTATTGATGCAGAGAAAGGTAAGTTTCTAAATGAAGAAAATGCTAATGTTCTTAGTATGGGTAAAATTGATATTGTTGCAGAGAATATAAAGAATGATGGTGGTAATATTCGTTCTCAAGGCGATATGGCATTAGATGCTAAAATTATTGATAATATTAGTAAGTATGATAATCCTGGATGGGTTACAGGCCCTGCACAAAATGCTGAAGGTTCACATGAATGGAAGCAAGGGTTTATTAGCCTGGTATATTATAACGCAAAACTCTCAGGTTCAATTCCAACGTGGATTGGTGATTTTAAATTAACTAAAATGGCCGAAATTTCATCCGGCGGTAATTTAAATATTAATCAAAAGAATATTTATAGTACTAAAACGTTAAATAATACAGGTGGTATTATTCAATCAAGTAAGGATATGATAATATCTGGAACTGTTAATAATGCACCTGAATATAATGAAATGTCATTTTTCTATTATTTGACGGAGACGCTGAGTACCCCGATTGAGCTGGAGGTATATAGAAAAGTGATAGGTAGCGACTCTGGCTATGCTCAGTTTAATACGCTATATCAATTGCTGGACTTTTATTTCGGTGATGGAAGTCCGGAGTCTGTCTCAGGGCAGGGGTCATATATATATGATTCTAAGTCCAACAGCTTTAATAGCTTAAAAGAAATGGCCAAACAGAGTGAACAATTAAACAGTGTTATGAAAAGATTGTTCGGCGATGCGTGGTTATCTGAAAGCCAAGAAAAGTTATCACAAGATTGGGCCAGGGTAACTGGCTCCAATAATGCTTCTTTGAAAGATTTAAAAGATTATGGTTTGTCGGATAATAACGGTGGGATTATAGCAGGCGGTAATCTGACTCACAATGGTGGAGCATTTAACAATGGATTATTCGGTGCGAAACTTGAAGGTGAAAAAATAACAGTTGCCATCGGTGATAAGGAGGTTGTGGTAACTCAAAATCCTTATGAAATTAATATTGGGTTGAAAACAATTGCCGAACTGACGAAAGGATTAAGTACCACAAAAACCTATACCGAACTCGCTAAAATTCAGGGGTTATTTGTTTCTAACCAGAAATGGAAAGATGTTGATTTCACTGCCAAGGTCGGGGATGGTGCCAGTAACCATATTTATCCGTTTTATGAAACTCGAACTGAGATGATTGATCAGAGCCTTTTCTTTGGTTCGCAATATTTCTTTGACCAAATTGGCTATATACCAGAAACACCTGTTTTGGTTGTGGGCGATAATTATTTTATTAGTGAAGTTATTCGCCGCCAATTAAACGAGTCTGTTGGGACATTCTTCAGTGTGCGCGATGGTGTTGATGGCACCGAGTTGGTTGAGAAATTAATGTCCAATGCTGCAACTGTGAATGGAGTAGAAGATTTTACCGTCGGTAAAGCTTTAACTGATGAGCAGATTGCCGGACTGGATAAAGATATTGTTTGGTTTGTAACGGAAAATATCGATGGTCATGATGTACTCACACCTAAAATTTATTTCGCAACAACGACGTTAGAACAATTAGAAAGTGGCCGCTATGATGGTTCCGCCATAGTCCACGCTGGCGGTAATATGGATGTTGATGCATCCTCCTTTAATAATGTTAATGGCCAGATCAGTGCCGGTGGCAATATTAATATTCAATCAGAAGGTAATATTAATAATAGTAGTGTGGGCATGAATGGTGGTATCACTTCAGGTGGAGATTTATCATTGGTCTCCAGTGGTGGTTCTATAACCAACAGTGGCGCTGCTCTTAGTGCCGGTAATGATCTCACTTTGCAGGCAGATAATGGTTCAATTGAGCTTACTGCCAGCCAAGGCGCTAATGTTTCCGGTAATCAAGAACTTCATTATTATAATGATGGTGTCACCGCCGGTGGTAGCATTGACATGAGTGCCAAAGATATTACGGTTAATGCTGTTGATATTGCTGCGGAAAAAGATATCAGCCTGACTTCAACTGAAGGTGATGTCACCTTCAATAATATGTATGAGGTTGAGGGGAATTATGAATACAGCCATAAATCTACGGGGATACTAAGTCACGAATCGACAGAAACTGTCAGCTCAAGTGCTACGAGTGTTGATAGTTCGGTCAACGCCGGCGGCAAGTTTACCGTTAATTCCGCGAATGATATTGTTCTCAAAGGTGGTGAATATAATGCCCAATCGGGTGAATTGAAGGCTGCTGGCGATGTAGACATCCAAACATCACAAGATTACAGCTATTCTGAAACCACGGTTGAACGCACTGATCTAAAATTTGGTGCAGGCGCGAGTGGTTTTGGGCAATCGGCAGGTTATGATATTAGCGGTCTGGATGGGGAAAGTAGTAGTACCAGCACCGGTGAGCATAATAATCTTGGGTCGGATATCACCAATGCCGGGTCTAAGCCTGGTCGTGCTCCAACATCTTCCTCGGGTAATTTCCAAGCCGGGTTAGAAACCGTCACGACGGTTGATACTCAGCAAACGACGACAAATAATAATGCTTCACTTAACTTTACCGATTCTATGACATTAGAAGCGGGAAACACGGTTGATATTGGCGGTGGTAATTTTAACACTGAAGGTGCGTTGACTATTGTTGCCGATGAAGTCAAGTCTACAAAGTATGAAGATGAAGTGATAACCACGAGTGAGGAAACCGTTTCGTTTTATGGCGTAAAGGGTGAAGCTCATAGTTCAGTGGCTGATGCTGCTGATAAAGTCGGTAATTTGGTTGAAAAGGGCAATGACGGGCAAGAAATTGATGCCGGTTTAACGGCGGCAGAAGTGGCAGGTAGTGCTTCTAACCTTATGTTTAATGATTTGCTTGGAGGCTCAGTCTCAGTTGGATTCGATACCACGACGACCAGTAGTTCATCGACGACTAAAAGTGAAAACATCACTAATATAAATGCTGGTAATGTATCAATTACTAGTAATGGCGATACCACGTTAAAAGGTGTCGAATTATCGGCAGACAGTGTAGAGATCACTACTGGCGGTGATTTGAATATTTTAGCCGCCGAGTCCTCAACTGAGAGTTGGTCGCAAAAAGATACCCACTCTGCAGGCGTCAGTGCCGGGGCCTCCGCCGCTCCTACAGGAGCTGGCGCGGGAGTTTCTGTTGATTACCATGGCAGCACTTCAACCTCAACTGGCTCAAGCCACACATATACTAACTCCAACCTTAATAGCAGTGATATTAGCATTAACACTGGGGGAGATATGACTTTAGCTGGCGGTAATATTCAGTCAGAAACCGCCAACCTTAATATTACTGGCGATCTGAATGTGCAGAGTGTGCAAGATACGGTCAATAACCAGACTAATAGTAATGAGTGGGGTGGATCAGTCGGGGTTGCTGTTTCAACCAATGGAGGACTTATCCCAACATTGGCTGGGAACTACGGCCAAGGTGGCGAACATTATGATTCGAAGACTACAGGGACCCAGACCGGTATTAATACCACCGGTGAGCTGAATATCTCTACAGGAGGGGACCTCAATCTTACTGGCGCGCACATTGTTTCTGATTCCAAAACCGGTACTGTAGATGTTGCGGGCAATATTAACGCAGTCGAGCTATCAGATACTATTGATCAAGATGGTGCTTACGGTGGTGGTGGTGGTGGTATTTCTAAAACAGGCTTACCGACAGTCAATGGCTATTACAACACTGTGGAAAAAGTTGAATATCAGGAAGATCAAAAAGCGACCATCGATGTTGGTAATATTAAAGGAAATGTACAAGGTGAACTGAATACCGATGGTGAAACACTTTCTCAAGTAAATGTTGATAAAGTTACAGCATCAAATAGTATTTCATTTACTGCTGGCGGTTTATCGAGTTCAAATAAACCGGCAAAAAATGGCAATACATCAAAACCACCGAAAACCGCGCCGGTGAAAACTGACAAACCGACACCACCGAAACCTACTCCGGTGGAAACTGACAAACCGACACCACCGAAACCTACTCCGGTGGAAACTGACAAACCGACGCCACCGAAACCTACTCCGGTGGAAACTGACAAACCGACACCACCGAAACCTACTCCGGTGGAAACTGACAAACCGACACCACCGAAACCCACTCCGGTGGAAACTGACAAACCGACACCACCGAAACCCACTCCGGTGGAGACTGACAAACCGACACCACCGAAACCCACTCCGGTGGAAACTGACAAACCGACCCCACCGAAACCCACTCCGGTGGAAACTGACAAACCGACCCCACCGAAACCCGCTCCGGTGGAAACTGACAAACCGACACCACCAAAGAATCGACCATCAAAACCAGTGAAAGGAGAGGAGAAGCCAAATCATATGAGCCCTAGTTATCCAGGTTCTAAACTAGGTGGTGATTTCAAAGGTCATTTACCAAAAGATGATAAAAACTCTTCTCGGTGGATCAAAAAAACTGCCACAGGAGATGAGCCAGTATCATACCCTAAGCCATCCGAGATTCGGCAGTCTACACCGCCGTCTAAAGCGCCAGTTTCTTCGGGTAAGCCGCCTGCAGAAAGCAATCCAAATCATATGAGCCCAAGTTACCCAGGCTCGAAACAGGATGGTAGTTTTGTCGGTAGTTTACCTAAAGATGATGGTACATCGTCAGGTTGGATCAAACACCCGACAATATCAGTGCCAACGGATTCGTCCAAACGATAG
- a CDS encoding ShlB/FhaC/HecB family hemolysin secretion/activation protein translates to MFGIVRMVIINRMYLTGCIVAPFAFMCAQVNAQIQPPQLNTQASNASRELDRLERSRTRSMIQDEKRRESEIRRQNNILNEQHEDSLLKSKYTFFIHHISIENDDIYANSPQRQKIIMQFLDTEMGQKEIMELVKDLTNFYVGKGYATTLVTVQPGSLREGVLKLEVLWGKISGFSVEGNPPTFFEKTRLFSAIPFAQGNKLKMSDIDQGLDNLLRVSRTDKLQIVPSDDFGYSTLDLSNSAYFPISLSVGMNNSGREADGWHQYNSTLTVNNFSGFNDSLSFYYAYNDLYAKTDSQSSWSMNYSLPLGYWLLDASLYRSEYEKVIGGYFGGYHSEGSSQRASTKLSRVIFRDAVGKFSAYTKVEGRDNTNKIEDIKIGVSSKKYSSIALGVTRVGTLWGGGLFWDLSSTAGVPWFGAAWKNEPDLKGFDLNYIKYNGIISWSKSLAQYGPVSLSYEVNSGFQFTKDILVSDGKQSIGDEYTVRGYKESSVSGHNGGYISNTVQLPIAINKLGIWQVSPFAGYDLGFIKNNCTDDMGSCPAEYLTGAALGLKAVGSHFSTSLTLGYPLTKPSTLRNSDIDSRTLSYRFDLRF, encoded by the coding sequence ATGTTTGGTATCGTCAGAATGGTTATTATTAATAGGATGTATTTAACAGGCTGCATTGTCGCGCCATTCGCATTTATGTGCGCACAGGTTAATGCTCAAATACAGCCACCACAATTAAATACTCAAGCATCAAACGCATCCAGAGAATTAGATAGACTGGAACGTAGCCGTACACGCTCAATGATTCAAGATGAAAAACGTAGAGAGAGCGAAATAAGACGTCAGAATAATATTCTCAATGAGCAGCATGAGGATAGTCTTTTGAAGTCAAAATATACGTTTTTTATTCATCATATTAGTATTGAAAACGATGATATCTATGCCAATTCACCACAAAGGCAGAAGATTATTATGCAATTCTTAGATACTGAGATGGGACAAAAGGAGATAATGGAATTGGTTAAGGATTTGACCAATTTCTATGTTGGCAAGGGTTATGCGACAACGCTGGTGACTGTTCAACCGGGTAGTTTACGTGAGGGGGTACTTAAATTAGAGGTATTATGGGGGAAGATTTCAGGATTTAGTGTCGAGGGGAATCCACCCACATTCTTTGAAAAAACCAGACTGTTTAGTGCAATTCCTTTTGCCCAAGGGAATAAGCTTAAAATGTCAGATATTGACCAAGGGTTGGATAACTTACTTCGAGTTTCGAGGACTGATAAATTACAAATTGTTCCATCGGATGACTTTGGCTACTCAACTTTAGATCTCAGTAATTCAGCGTATTTCCCTATCTCACTCTCTGTAGGGATGAATAACTCAGGCCGTGAGGCTGATGGTTGGCATCAATACAATTCGACTTTGACAGTAAATAATTTTTCCGGATTTAATGACTCTTTATCTTTCTATTATGCTTACAATGATTTGTATGCCAAAACCGATAGTCAAAGTTCTTGGTCTATGAATTATAGTTTACCACTTGGCTATTGGTTGCTAGATGCTTCCTTATATCGTTCTGAATATGAGAAGGTTATTGGTGGATACTTTGGTGGCTATCATAGTGAAGGTTCTTCCCAGCGAGCTTCTACTAAATTAAGCCGAGTTATTTTTCGAGACGCAGTGGGGAAGTTTAGTGCTTATACAAAAGTCGAAGGCCGCGATAATACTAATAAAATAGAAGATATAAAAATAGGGGTTAGTAGTAAAAAATACAGCAGTATTGCCCTTGGGGTAACTCGGGTTGGCACACTTTGGGGGGGCGGTTTATTTTGGGATCTGAGTTCGACTGCGGGTGTTCCCTGGTTTGGTGCAGCATGGAAAAATGAACCTGACTTAAAAGGGTTTGATCTAAACTACATAAAATATAATGGCATAATTAGCTGGTCTAAGTCATTGGCCCAATATGGTCCAGTGAGTTTATCATATGAAGTTAATTCAGGATTTCAATTTACAAAAGATATATTAGTGAGTGATGGTAAACAATCAATTGGTGATGAATATACCGTTCGTGGTTACAAAGAAAGTTCAGTATCGGGACATAACGGTGGTTACATTTCCAATACAGTTCAGCTGCCCATTGCTATCAATAAATTGGGGATATGGCAGGTGTCGCCTTTTGCTGGCTATGATCTTGGTTTTATTAAAAACAACTGTACTGATGATATGGGCTCGTGCCCTGCAGAGTATTTAACTGGAGCTGCTCTTGGCCTTAAGGCTGTAGGTAGCCATTTCTCCACTTCATTAACATTGGGTTATCCTCTAACCAAACCATCAACATTAAGGAATTCTGATATTGATTCTAGAACACTAAGTTACAGGTTTGATTTACGATTCTAA
- a CDS encoding type 1 fimbrial protein — translation MLIIRMLTLIALSLGWMSSSVIAATCSGNVATVAMPQLVLNPAENGAIGTVLGSRLIPVNTLNYTCGVGVKTRLTSTYTRGNSLSALPDVYSTEIGGVGIRIKWPVSRDAAYFPTIQDCQSPCTINNDGLLIEFIQIGKITAGDIPQGEIAKVVLTAAEETSNSVTLLSIVLTANTSVVVRSCMIANSNLNIDLGSYPLSDFNIGNKHGTQVPFSISVYCPQASSVKIAFTTVEQQPVGSSRGVIRNTIPVENGGAKGIGTRMLTGNGIIAQQVDGTKSSEIIFNVDEHKDLNYFAQIYIVDSDRKNITSGNVAGQVYFNLTIE, via the coding sequence ATGTTAATTATTAGGATGTTAACCCTTATTGCTTTGTCGTTAGGTTGGATGAGTTCGAGTGTAATAGCTGCAACCTGTTCGGGAAATGTAGCAACGGTTGCTATGCCTCAATTGGTTCTTAACCCAGCAGAAAATGGAGCAATAGGTACTGTTCTTGGATCGCGGCTTATTCCCGTTAATACATTAAATTATACCTGTGGGGTGGGGGTAAAAACCCGCCTAACGTCTACTTATACGCGCGGTAATTCTTTATCAGCTCTTCCTGATGTATACAGTACTGAAATTGGTGGTGTAGGAATCAGAATAAAATGGCCCGTTAGCCGTGACGCTGCTTATTTTCCAACGATTCAAGATTGTCAATCGCCTTGCACCATAAATAATGACGGTTTATTAATCGAATTTATTCAAATCGGAAAAATAACAGCGGGGGATATCCCCCAGGGTGAAATTGCAAAGGTTGTCCTTACTGCAGCTGAGGAGACAAGCAATAGTGTAACATTATTATCTATAGTGTTAACAGCCAATACTTCAGTTGTTGTACGTTCCTGCATGATCGCAAATTCAAATTTAAATATTGATTTGGGCAGCTATCCTCTTTCTGATTTCAATATAGGTAATAAACATGGAACTCAAGTTCCATTTTCAATCTCAGTATATTGTCCACAGGCGTCTTCTGTAAAAATAGCATTTACCACTGTTGAACAACAACCTGTAGGCTCCTCTAGAGGGGTTATCCGAAATACTATTCCCGTTGAAAATGGTGGTGCGAAAGGAATAGGGACAAGGATGTTAACTGGGAATGGGATTATTGCTCAACAGGTGGATGGTACAAAATCATCCGAAATTATATTTAACGTAGATGAACATAAAGATCTGAACTATTTTGCTCAAATATACATAGTGGATTCAGATAGGAAAAACATCACATCAGGAAATGTTGCTGGCCAAGTTTATTTCAATTTAACGATAGAGTAA